Proteins encoded in a region of the Flavobacterium sp. MDT1-60 genome:
- a CDS encoding CHAP domain-containing protein, which produces MKVKKTALILISVLALGYAGLKVVKKVNLNRNYKIGQPLDSLNGVKVYYNGGVDHVLERNVTKDNYNLGLKYQCVEFVKRYYYEYLNHKMPDAYGHAKDFFDPEVKDGGLNLKRNLIQYKNPGTAKPKVGDLVIFSGSVLNRFGHVAIISKVSQNKIEIIQQNPGPFSGSRESFTLENKNGYYKIENDRLLGWLRKE; this is translated from the coding sequence ATGAAAGTTAAAAAGACTGCTCTAATCCTAATTTCAGTTTTAGCTTTGGGTTACGCCGGTTTAAAAGTTGTAAAAAAAGTAAATCTAAACCGTAATTATAAGATAGGACAGCCATTAGACAGTTTAAATGGTGTAAAAGTGTATTATAATGGTGGTGTTGATCATGTACTGGAAAGAAACGTTACCAAAGATAATTACAATCTAGGACTTAAATATCAGTGTGTTGAATTCGTAAAAAGATATTATTACGAATATTTAAACCATAAAATGCCCGATGCTTATGGTCATGCAAAAGATTTTTTTGATCCAGAAGTTAAAGATGGAGGTTTAAATTTAAAACGAAATTTAATTCAATATAAAAATCCTGGTACAGCAAAGCCTAAAGTGGGAGATCTGGTCATTTTTTCAGGATCTGTTTTAAATAGATTTGGGCATGTTGCTATAATATCGAAAGTTTCTCAAAATAAAATCGAGATTATTCAGCAAAATCCAGGACCATTTAGTGGCTCAAGAGAAAGTTTTACATTAGAAAATAAAAACGGATATTATAAAATAGAAAATGATAGGTTATTGGGTTGGCTAAGAAAGGAATAA
- a CDS encoding AAA family ATPase produces MQLRHSERKKAKIKLAIQGVAGSGKTYSALLLAHGLTNGDFSKVAIIDTENGSADLYAHLGQYNVLTLTPPFTTENYIKAIDICEKAGMEVIIIDSISHCWDYLLDYHSNLAGNSFTNWAKITPLQKSFTDKILQCDAHVIATMRTKQDYVLNQKDGKYIPEKVGLKAVQKDGLDYEFTVVFDINIKHFAVSSKDRTGLFMGKPEFVINTYTGKKILEWCNSGTNLQDAREKIKSCNSIESLKGLYSHYSNWRELLEYDFKVQKDKINTNELLINPKSFNTDGTTTHRI; encoded by the coding sequence ATGCAATTAAGACATTCTGAAAGGAAAAAAGCTAAAATCAAACTTGCAATACAAGGTGTTGCAGGTTCAGGTAAAACATATTCAGCTTTACTGTTAGCACATGGTTTAACTAATGGAGATTTTTCTAAGGTTGCTATTATAGATACTGAAAATGGGAGTGCTGATTTATACGCACACCTAGGACAATATAATGTATTAACACTAACACCTCCATTTACTACAGAAAATTATATCAAAGCTATTGATATTTGTGAGAAGGCAGGGATGGAGGTAATTATTATAGATAGCATTTCTCATTGTTGGGATTACTTATTGGATTATCATTCAAATCTAGCAGGAAATTCATTTACAAATTGGGCAAAGATTACACCTCTTCAAAAATCATTCACAGATAAGATATTGCAATGTGATGCTCACGTAATTGCCACTATGAGAACTAAACAAGATTATGTCCTAAATCAAAAAGATGGTAAATACATTCCTGAAAAAGTAGGTTTAAAAGCTGTACAAAAAGATGGATTGGATTATGAATTCACAGTAGTCTTTGATATAAACATAAAGCACTTTGCTGTTTCATCTAAGGATAGAACTGGATTATTCATGGGAAAACCTGAGTTCGTCATTAATACTTATACTGGAAAGAAAATTTTAGAATGGTGTAACTCAGGAACTAATTTACAAGATGCTAGAGAGAAGATTAAAAGTTGTAATTCAATAGAATCTCTGAAAGGGCTTTACTCCCACTATAGCAATTGGAGGGAATTATTAGAATATGATTTTAAAGTTCAAAAAGACAAAATAAATACAAATGAATTATTAATTAATCCTAAATCCTTTAATACAGATGGAACTACTACGCATAGAATCTAG
- a CDS encoding DUF2490 domain-containing protein — protein MKILRIFFFFGLISQIGFSQTKRNIDQQTLTWIRYYNILPLTEKWALHSEFDNRSFLNPVHENLFVIRVQGRYRATKLVDLGGGFAFFSTNTQDPHIDPDYSIPEYRGQQDITLINDIAKITFHNRFQLEERFIQKATKTELLDDFSFSFRFRYRLQSTFDLWKKEKRSLKGTISDEILLNFGKDNKRNTFDQNRLYAALRYHFNPNIGLEVGYLKSFQRRASGVDFYDRDIIRFTLYHRIDRKTNK, from the coding sequence ATGAAAATTCTCAGAATATTTTTCTTTTTTGGTCTTATAAGTCAAATTGGTTTTTCTCAAACAAAGAGAAATATCGACCAGCAAACCCTGACCTGGATTCGTTATTATAATATTTTACCCTTAACTGAGAAATGGGCCCTTCACTCCGAATTTGACAACCGTAGTTTTTTGAATCCTGTTCACGAAAATCTTTTTGTAATAAGAGTTCAGGGAAGATATCGCGCTACTAAACTGGTCGATTTAGGGGGAGGATTTGCTTTTTTTAGTACCAATACACAAGATCCGCATATTGATCCTGATTATTCAATTCCCGAATATCGCGGTCAGCAAGACATAACGCTAATTAATGATATTGCGAAAATCACTTTCCACAATCGTTTTCAGTTAGAAGAACGCTTTATTCAGAAAGCTACTAAAACGGAATTGCTGGATGATTTCTCTTTTTCTTTCCGATTCCGATATCGATTACAATCCACTTTTGATCTTTGGAAAAAAGAAAAACGAAGTTTAAAAGGTACTATTTCTGATGAAATCCTTCTTAATTTCGGAAAAGACAACAAAAGAAATACTTTTGATCAAAATAGACTTTACGCTGCATTACGTTATCATTTTAATCCTAATATTGGTTTAGAAGTGGGTTATTTGAAAAGTTTTCAACGACGTGCCAGCGGTGTTGATTTTTATGATCGTGATATTATTCGTTTTACACTTTACCACAGAATTGATCGAAAAACGAATAAATAA
- the era gene encoding GTPase Era: MSHKAGFVNIIGNPNVGKSTLMNAFVGERLSIITSKAQTTRHRILGIVNGEDFQLILSDTPGIIKPAYEMQESMMNFVKSAFEDADILVYMVEIGEQDLKDEAFFNKIIHAKIPVLLLLNKIDNSNQEQLEEQVAFWTAKVPNAEIFPISALQNFNVPEVFSRIISLLPESPAYYPKDQLTDKPERFFVNETIREKILLNYSKEIPYAVEIVTEEFFEDEKIIRIRSIIMVERETQKGIIIGHKGAALKKVGTDARADLEKFFGKQIHIELVVKVNKNWRSNANMLKRFGYNQ, translated from the coding sequence ATGTCACATAAAGCAGGTTTTGTAAACATCATAGGGAATCCAAACGTTGGAAAATCAACATTGATGAACGCCTTTGTTGGAGAAAGATTATCGATCATTACATCAAAAGCACAAACAACTCGTCACCGTATTCTTGGAATCGTGAATGGCGAAGATTTTCAACTTATATTATCGGATACTCCTGGAATCATCAAACCCGCTTATGAAATGCAGGAATCGATGATGAACTTTGTAAAATCGGCTTTTGAAGATGCTGATATCTTGGTTTACATGGTTGAAATAGGGGAGCAGGACTTAAAAGACGAAGCTTTTTTTAATAAAATCATTCACGCTAAAATCCCGGTTTTGTTATTGTTGAATAAAATTGACAATTCGAATCAGGAACAATTAGAAGAACAAGTTGCATTTTGGACAGCAAAAGTGCCAAATGCTGAAATTTTCCCAATTTCAGCTTTACAGAATTTTAATGTACCGGAAGTTTTCAGCAGAATTATTTCTCTATTGCCAGAATCTCCGGCCTATTATCCTAAAGATCAATTAACAGACAAACCAGAACGTTTCTTCGTAAACGAAACTATCCGCGAGAAAATCTTGTTGAATTACAGCAAAGAGATTCCGTATGCAGTTGAAATAGTTACTGAAGAGTTTTTTGAAGATGAAAAAATCATAAGAATACGTTCAATCATTATGGTAGAACGCGAAACTCAAAAAGGAATTATTATCGGACACAAAGGTGCAGCTTTGAAAAAAGTAGGTACCGATGCCCGTGCTGATTTAGAGAAATTCTTCGGAAAACAAATACATATTGAATTAGTGGTGAAAGTGAATAAAAACTGGAGAAGCAATGCGAATATGTTGAAACGTTTCGGATATAATCAATAG
- a CDS encoding site-specific integrase: MNIHKLNILFVLSKSRKRKDSKAPITCRLTYMDLRKQFATGLFINPDNWHNKEQIAKPPDEDNNFINTQLSLIKQEVNQAFLFLKVQKSSFDTDDIYLQYKGENIKIEKKLLEVFNMHNDSMNKLIGIEYTKSTYSKFIEAKSHTTDFLKYKYNKKDINLIDINLKFLLEYELYLKSEKKHKQITINKSIQRLRKIIKLALSEGFIITDPFLLYKPKRVENQVVFLTPKELRKLEEHKFSQPRLQQVCDMFIFCCYSGLPYNEMSSLTQRNIIKGFDNNTWIDMYRQKTKKQFKIPLLPQAKKILDKYKTEGTRLNKLLPIITNQKFNSYLKEIAEILGFEKNLTHHTARKTFATTVLLYNDVPMEIVSELLGHSKMSVTQAHYAKVVQSKVSEHVSKLNKKLSRK; this comes from the coding sequence ATGAACATTCATAAACTTAACATACTTTTTGTTTTATCCAAAAGCAGAAAAAGAAAAGATTCAAAAGCTCCTATCACATGTAGATTAACATACATGGATTTAAGAAAACAATTTGCAACAGGGTTATTTATTAATCCTGATAACTGGCATAATAAAGAACAAATTGCTAAACCTCCAGATGAGGATAATAATTTCATTAATACACAACTAAGCCTGATTAAACAAGAAGTTAATCAGGCTTTTTTATTTCTAAAAGTTCAGAAAAGCTCATTTGATACGGATGATATTTATCTACAGTACAAAGGAGAGAATATTAAAATAGAAAAAAAACTGCTAGAAGTATTTAATATGCACAATGACTCAATGAATAAACTTATTGGTATTGAATACACAAAAAGTACATATTCTAAATTCATTGAAGCAAAAAGCCATACTACAGACTTTCTAAAATATAAATACAACAAAAAGGATATCAACTTAATAGACATCAATTTAAAGTTCCTACTAGAGTATGAATTATATCTAAAATCCGAGAAAAAGCATAAACAAATTACAATAAATAAGAGCATTCAGAGATTAAGAAAAATAATCAAACTTGCTCTTTCAGAAGGATTTATAATAACAGACCCTTTCCTCTTATACAAGCCTAAAAGGGTTGAGAATCAAGTTGTTTTCCTTACTCCTAAAGAACTAAGGAAATTGGAAGAGCATAAATTCTCACAACCTAGACTTCAACAAGTATGTGACATGTTTATTTTTTGTTGCTATAGTGGTTTGCCGTATAATGAAATGTCAAGTTTAACTCAGAGAAACATCATTAAAGGATTTGATAACAATACATGGATTGATATGTATAGGCAAAAAACTAAAAAGCAGTTTAAAATACCTCTATTACCACAGGCTAAAAAAATACTAGATAAATATAAGACCGAAGGAACTAGACTAAATAAATTATTGCCAATAATTACCAATCAAAAATTCAATTCCTACCTCAAAGAAATAGCTGAAATCCTAGGTTTTGAAAAGAATCTAACTCATCATACAGCAAGAAAGACTTTTGCCACTACAGTATTATTATATAATGATGTACCAATGGAAATTGTGAGTGAGCTACTAGGTCATTCAAAAATGAGTGTTACTCAAGCCCATTATGCCAAAGTAGTTCAAAGTAAAGTTAGTGAGCATGTTTCTAAGCTAAACAAAAAATTGAGTAGGAAATAG
- a CDS encoding DEAD/DEAH box helicase: protein MELPNQHFQDFPIEFKEINPSDFPEFEVENNEKIIIEPNAQGFINDAFQTHIVLRHKNTVVVNASVGQGKSTAIIRTIEKYYNEHPDTVIVVASPYVSLVKQYCDDIHFKANIPESQIFNYGKIGRELDIDYKTRRIHVATVNALLGNPGDNAFKNSDEKRQYLNTLISHCTTNNLKVVFIYDEIHDAIQNFKEEFIFNLWKWKDIILKNYILSATYNEASKVVIEYLSELTDKKIQIIESKRIVFPDKQSRLYLHYNPALNYKATNPELIQIVKNLIRADKMIDILCYSKKLAKNIMSEESEIGKLLIDKYGEINDCTSELEDNSRQGNEEPKNIYDNNKCNVGTNFKTGVSIIKSNHAFIIIMPPEGTKMKFSNYFGIFSDGINSVIQALARQRTREEIHILLPEPYKFNYSSLTNSGCNEHQISIFKKFYDEVVTYRTTNTIDYLKLNTQDDLISRYYNEELYGHVSNEITHINSLERQNLAPLRYPPYKQFKLNRGEEYLSSKFYFFGKDISSYLTYCAFTNQFVNCRLTGLNTRPVLYFEEGKIQRNLIRLFEEYFKDEENLMPHFNFNHFYIETRTKLFNSFKLKIKSDVVWNDINPYNRIFENQLIRFCANQYFKDNYYYSRSSSNRLRDIEYTRDTYFLECISVANTIDLNEVNYSEEQKNKIKAYQNLNSIRNVLIQKIGTHSRGSTNFSYLPIKLLEGFLNPIERSLFDETITLLIESDDFVKNDIFNFRRNIISTDSSASTLHKKVESLYKMLVDDFFEIQELGESGKPPRIIINESKESVKRIISIKVLPDPSRVIDTLQADPLIEFANQHHESFEAYQDKINRLLTNTGY, encoded by the coding sequence ATGGAACTACCAAACCAACATTTTCAAGACTTCCCTATCGAGTTTAAAGAAATTAATCCAAGTGATTTTCCAGAATTTGAAGTTGAAAACAATGAAAAAATTATTATTGAACCTAATGCACAGGGGTTTATTAATGATGCTTTTCAAACACATATAGTCCTAAGACATAAAAATACTGTTGTAGTAAATGCATCAGTAGGACAAGGAAAGAGTACAGCTATAATAAGAACCATTGAAAAATATTATAATGAACACCCTGATACTGTAATAGTTGTTGCTTCTCCTTATGTCAGCCTTGTAAAACAATATTGTGATGACATACATTTCAAAGCAAACATACCTGAAAGCCAAATTTTTAATTATGGTAAGATAGGAAGAGAATTGGATATAGATTATAAGACAAGGAGAATACACGTAGCTACAGTAAATGCACTTCTTGGAAATCCAGGGGATAATGCATTTAAGAACTCTGATGAGAAAAGACAATACTTAAATACACTAATAAGCCATTGCACAACTAATAATCTTAAAGTTGTATTTATTTATGATGAAATTCATGATGCTATACAAAATTTTAAAGAAGAATTCATTTTTAATCTTTGGAAGTGGAAGGATATAATTCTTAAAAACTATATCCTTAGTGCTACTTATAATGAAGCTTCAAAGGTTGTGATAGAATACCTTTCAGAGCTTACAGATAAAAAAATACAAATTATAGAATCAAAAAGAATTGTCTTTCCTGATAAGCAAAGTAGATTATATCTTCATTATAATCCTGCTCTTAACTATAAAGCAACAAACCCTGAACTAATTCAAATAGTCAAAAATTTAATTCGTGCTGATAAAATGATTGATATTTTATGCTACTCTAAAAAATTAGCTAAAAACATCATGAGTGAAGAATCAGAGATAGGTAAACTATTAATTGATAAATATGGGGAAATTAATGATTGTACTTCTGAACTAGAAGATAATTCTAGACAAGGAAATGAAGAACCAAAAAACATTTATGATAATAATAAATGTAATGTGGGAACTAATTTTAAAACTGGAGTAAGCATAATTAAAAGTAATCACGCCTTTATTATTATAATGCCTCCTGAAGGAACTAAGATGAAATTCAGCAACTATTTTGGAATTTTCTCTGATGGTATAAATTCTGTAATACAAGCTTTAGCTAGACAACGAACTCGCGAAGAAATTCATATTCTTTTGCCTGAACCCTACAAGTTTAACTATAGTTCTTTAACCAATTCAGGTTGTAATGAACATCAAATATCAATATTTAAAAAATTTTATGACGAAGTAGTAACTTATAGGACTACTAATACTATTGATTACTTAAAACTAAATACCCAAGATGATTTAATAAGTAGATATTACAATGAAGAACTTTATGGGCATGTAAGTAATGAAATAACTCATATCAATTCACTAGAAAGACAAAATTTAGCACCTTTAAGATACCCTCCATACAAGCAATTTAAGCTAAACAGAGGAGAAGAATATTTATCCTCAAAATTCTATTTTTTTGGAAAGGATATTTCTTCATACCTAACCTATTGTGCTTTTACTAATCAGTTTGTAAATTGTAGACTTACTGGTTTAAACACAAGGCCTGTTTTATACTTTGAAGAAGGAAAAATTCAAAGAAATTTAATTAGATTATTTGAAGAATACTTTAAAGATGAAGAAAATTTAATGCCACATTTCAACTTCAATCATTTTTACATAGAAACAAGAACCAAGTTATTCAATTCATTTAAATTAAAAATTAAAAGTGATGTAGTGTGGAATGATATTAATCCTTATAACAGAATTTTTGAAAATCAATTAATTCGTTTTTGTGCAAATCAATACTTTAAAGATAATTATTATTACTCAAGAAGTTCCTCAAACAGATTAAGAGATATTGAGTACACAAGAGATACTTATTTCTTAGAATGCATTTCTGTTGCTAATACTATAGATTTAAATGAAGTTAATTATTCTGAGGAACAAAAAAATAAAATAAAAGCATATCAAAATCTTAATTCAATACGTAATGTCCTAATACAAAAAATAGGAACTCATTCTCGTGGAAGTACAAACTTTAGTTATCTACCTATAAAATTACTAGAAGGTTTCCTTAACCCAATTGAAAGATCATTATTTGATGAAACAATCACATTACTTATTGAATCTGATGACTTTGTAAAAAATGACATTTTCAATTTTAGGAGAAACATTATAAGTACAGATAGTAGTGCTAGTACACTACATAAAAAAGTAGAATCACTTTATAAAATGCTAGTTGATGATTTTTTTGAGATACAAGAATTAGGAGAATCAGGAAAACCTCCTAGAATAATAATTAACGAAAGTAAAGAAAGTGTTAAGCGGATTATTAGCATTAAAGTACTGCCAGACCCTTCCAGAGTCATTGATACTTTACAAGCTGACCCGTTAATAGAGTTTGCGAATCAACATCATGAAAGTTTTGAAGCATATCAAGACAAAATAAACAGACTCCTAACCAATACAGGATATTAG
- a CDS encoding outer membrane beta-barrel protein has product MTRIYSFLLFFLFCFAANAQNDIIVKGTVVDINTQLPLELATVYFTTVKDSTIIEYATTDKNGVFRINTKKYDKPVLLKINYVGYQPYIEEQKGLLESKDFGKLYVLENVNALDNVVIKTAAPPITMKKDTLEFNAASYKVRPDSNVETLLKQLPGVDVDNDGKVTVNGREVTQFLVNGKTFFDKDGALLLKNLPADIIKKIQVSDFKSKKEELAKQESTSDYSSINLTIDEKKNKGYFGKILGGYGSDDRYESSLIMNFFNNKRKISVLGSSNNINSTGFAQDEVFDNMGGGRNNSNRNSGSAGNGKGITQSNLFGVNYTDDWSEKLAAMGSYNFANTINKNESKSNQLSFLPTGNIITESDAKTRNENTGNKANFELEYKIDPTTRLVVAPKLNQSRSNSDSSSSTSSVDENGDALNKSTAKSYNESKNTSFANTINFNKVFKKKNRNLSFVFDNNNSNTESDGWNQSQTIFYQDSKPDDLRNQNTKNSNTSDSYSADIEYTEPITDSLRIRFGSDFDWKSEVKDQKTFDFDAASQSYSDLNESLSTYTTSRQNSVSPKVGVTLQKNKFTLNLDSKTSIVGFDNYSLYLGKETELNKKYALPFATAQFRYKFSRSKNLTLKYDYSSTLPAANYLMPIANLTNPLNTIIGNPNLDPVEKNTVNFNFRNFDFRTRSGYSFMAKGDYYSNDIYATSVYDDSGKRTTSYINISGTYTVSVGANWSQSIKRDAHVLRYGLALNGSYSFDKGFTNAVMYNAKSTAITPKVYMTYEYGEVLTISPSYSLSYNETKYENYNRDASSNVLHRINLQTTSYWPANLIFGNDFSYSYNSNISDDFKKDFYLWNTSLSYGFFDKKLYAKVKVYDVLNQNQSATRTISATSIRDEENTVLKRYVMFSLAYKIGNFSAKEKGQRRRGGGERQGGEE; this is encoded by the coding sequence ATGACCAGGATTTATTCATTTTTACTGTTTTTTCTTTTTTGTTTTGCCGCCAATGCCCAGAACGATATTATTGTTAAAGGGACTGTAGTTGATATCAATACGCAACTGCCTCTTGAGCTTGCTACCGTTTATTTTACTACTGTAAAAGATTCTACTATAATAGAATATGCTACTACAGATAAAAATGGTGTTTTTAGAATAAACACCAAAAAATATGACAAACCTGTTTTGCTAAAAATAAACTATGTAGGTTATCAGCCGTATATTGAAGAGCAAAAAGGACTTTTAGAAAGCAAAGATTTTGGAAAGTTATATGTCCTTGAAAATGTCAATGCATTAGATAATGTTGTAATTAAAACTGCTGCTCCACCTATTACAATGAAAAAAGATACATTGGAATTTAACGCTGCTTCATATAAAGTGCGCCCGGATTCTAATGTGGAGACTTTACTAAAACAATTACCAGGAGTTGATGTTGATAATGACGGAAAAGTGACCGTAAATGGGCGGGAAGTAACACAGTTTCTTGTCAACGGAAAAACATTTTTTGATAAAGATGGGGCTTTGCTTCTGAAAAATTTACCTGCCGACATTATAAAAAAAATTCAGGTTTCAGATTTTAAGTCTAAGAAAGAGGAGCTGGCCAAACAAGAATCTACTTCAGATTATTCGTCAATTAACCTGACTATTGATGAGAAAAAAAACAAAGGCTATTTTGGAAAAATATTAGGAGGCTACGGTTCTGACGATCGGTATGAAAGTAGTCTGATTATGAACTTCTTCAATAATAAACGGAAGATAAGTGTTTTAGGGTCTTCCAATAATATAAATTCAACCGGTTTTGCTCAGGATGAAGTTTTTGATAATATGGGTGGCGGAAGAAATAATAGCAATAGAAATAGCGGTTCTGCGGGTAACGGAAAAGGAATTACACAATCTAATTTGTTTGGTGTTAATTATACAGATGACTGGAGTGAAAAATTAGCAGCTATGGGAAGCTACAATTTTGCCAATACGATTAATAAAAACGAAAGTAAATCGAATCAGCTTAGTTTTTTGCCAACAGGAAATATTATCACCGAATCTGATGCAAAAACAAGAAATGAAAATACGGGCAACAAAGCCAATTTCGAATTAGAATATAAAATAGACCCGACTACGAGACTTGTTGTGGCTCCAAAATTAAATCAGTCACGATCAAATAGTGATTCATCTTCGTCTACTTCTTCAGTAGATGAAAATGGTGATGCTTTGAACAAAAGCACAGCTAAATCATACAATGAGAGTAAGAATACGAGCTTTGCCAACACGATCAATTTTAATAAAGTATTTAAGAAAAAAAACCGTAATCTAAGTTTTGTTTTTGATAACAATAATTCAAACACTGAATCGGATGGATGGAATCAATCTCAAACTATTTTTTATCAGGATAGTAAACCGGATGATTTGAGAAATCAGAATACTAAAAACAGTAACACAAGTGATTCTTATTCGGCAGATATTGAATATACAGAGCCTATTACAGATTCTTTACGCATAAGATTTGGATCTGATTTTGACTGGAAAAGCGAAGTTAAAGATCAAAAAACATTTGATTTTGATGCTGCTTCACAATCGTATTCTGATCTGAATGAATCGCTGAGTACGTACACAACTTCCAGACAAAATTCGGTTAGCCCTAAAGTGGGAGTTACTTTGCAAAAAAATAAATTCACTTTAAATCTGGACTCTAAAACGTCTATTGTTGGCTTTGATAACTATTCGTTGTACTTAGGAAAAGAAACTGAATTAAATAAGAAATATGCTTTGCCTTTTGCAACCGCACAATTTCGATATAAATTCAGCCGATCAAAAAACCTGACTCTAAAATACGATTATTCAAGCACGCTTCCGGCAGCAAATTACTTAATGCCGATTGCCAATTTAACGAATCCATTGAATACGATTATAGGTAATCCGAATTTAGATCCTGTAGAGAAAAATACAGTAAACTTTAATTTCAGAAATTTTGATTTCAGAACACGTTCAGGTTATAGTTTTATGGCTAAAGGTGATTATTACAGTAATGATATTTATGCGACATCTGTGTATGATGATAGTGGTAAAAGAACAACATCTTACATAAATATATCGGGAACTTATACAGTTTCGGTTGGTGCCAACTGGAGTCAGTCTATAAAAAGAGATGCCCATGTTTTAAGATATGGTTTAGCGCTTAATGGTAGTTATTCTTTTGATAAAGGTTTTACTAACGCCGTGATGTACAATGCAAAATCTACGGCTATTACTCCAAAGGTATATATGACTTATGAATATGGAGAAGTGCTTACCATTTCGCCATCTTATAGTCTGTCTTATAATGAGACTAAATATGAAAATTACAACAGAGACGCGAGTTCAAATGTACTTCATAGAATCAATTTGCAAACGACATCGTATTGGCCGGCAAATCTAATTTTCGGAAATGATTTTAGCTATAGTTACAATTCTAATATTTCAGACGACTTCAAAAAGGATTTCTATTTGTGGAATACCAGTTTGTCTTATGGTTTTTTTGATAAAAAACTTTATGCCAAAGTAAAAGTTTACGATGTTTTGAATCAAAACCAAAGTGCTACCAGAACGATTTCGGCAACTTCTATTCGTGATGAGGAAAATACAGTTCTAAAAAGATATGTGATGTTTTCTCTGGCTTATAAAATTGGAAATTTTTCTGCTAAAGAAAAAGGACAAAGAAGAAGAGGCGGAGGAGAGCGTCAAGGAGGAGAAGAATAG
- the der gene encoding ribosome biogenesis GTPase Der, whose protein sequence is MNNIVAIVGRPNVGKSTLFNRLIQRREAIVDSVSGVTRDRNYGKSEWNGKEFSVIDTGGYVRGSDDVFEGEIRKQVELAIDEADVIIFVVDVEEGITPMDDVVARLLRKVTKPVLLAVNKVDNAMREKDALEFYNLGLGEYFTFASISGSGTGDLLDALIESFPVKPEPVQEEVILPRFAVVGRPNAGKSSFINALIGKERFMVTDIAGTTRDAIDTKFDRFGFEFNLVDTAGIRRKAKVKEDLEFYSVMRSVRAIEHADICILVIDATRGFEGQDQSIFWLAEKNRKGVVILVNKWDLVEKDTMSTRDYEAKIKEELMPFTDVPILFVSALTKQRLLKALEATVQVFENRKQRIPTSKFNEFMLKVIEAYPPPATKGKYVKIKYCMQLPTLTPQFVFFANMPQYVKEPYKRYLENKIRENWDFSGVPIDIYIREK, encoded by the coding sequence ATGAATAACATTGTTGCGATAGTAGGAAGACCTAATGTAGGGAAATCAACCCTTTTTAATAGGCTGATACAAAGAAGAGAAGCTATTGTGGATTCGGTTTCTGGAGTTACCAGAGATAGAAACTACGGTAAAAGCGAGTGGAACGGAAAAGAGTTTTCTGTAATTGATACCGGCGGATATGTTCGCGGATCTGATGACGTATTTGAAGGTGAAATTCGCAAACAAGTGGAGCTTGCTATCGACGAGGCTGATGTTATTATTTTTGTGGTTGATGTAGAAGAAGGAATTACACCAATGGATGATGTTGTTGCGCGCCTATTGCGTAAAGTGACAAAACCAGTTTTATTGGCTGTAAATAAGGTTGACAACGCAATGCGTGAAAAAGATGCGTTGGAGTTTTATAACCTTGGATTGGGAGAGTATTTTACTTTCGCCAGTATTTCAGGAAGTGGAACCGGAGATTTATTGGATGCTTTAATTGAGTCTTTTCCGGTAAAACCAGAACCTGTTCAGGAAGAGGTTATTTTACCTCGTTTTGCTGTTGTAGGACGTCCGAACGCTGGAAAATCTAGTTTTATCAATGCATTAATTGGTAAAGAACGTTTCATGGTAACGGATATTGCAGGAACAACCCGTGATGCAATTGATACAAAATTTGACCGTTTTGGTTTTGAATTTAATTTAGTGGATACTGCTGGAATCCGTCGTAAGGCTAAAGTTAAAGAAGATTTAGAGTTTTACTCGGTAATGCGTTCAGTACGTGCGATTGAGCATGCAGATATCTGTATATTAGTTATCGATGCAACTCGTGGATTTGAAGGGCAAGATCAGAGTATTTTCTGGTTGGCTGAGAAAAACCGTAAAGGTGTTGTAATCCTGGTAAACAAATGGGATTTGGTTGAAAAAGATACCATGTCGACTCGTGATTACGAAGCAAAAATTAAGGAAGAATTAATGCCTTTTACTGATGTGCCAATTTTGTTCGTTTCGGCTTTAACGAAACAACGTTTATTGAAAGCATTGGAAGCTACAGTTCAGGTTTTTGAAAATAGAAAACAAAGAATTCCTACTTCAAAATTTAACGAATTTATGTTGAAAGTGATTGAAGCATATCCACCACCAGCGACAAAAGGTAAATATGTGAAAATTAAATATTGTATGCAGTTGCCAACTTTAACACCTCAGTTTGTGTTTTTTGCTAACATGCCACAATATGTTAAAGAACCATATAAAAGATATCTTGAAAATAAAATTAGAGAAAATTGGGACTTTTCAGGAGTGCCAATCGATATTTATATCAGAGAGAAATAA